From Bacteroidia bacterium:
ATTGCGAACGCCAACTTTCTTTGATGGAAAATAGCGGTTATGATCCCAATAGGGAACGGATTCTTCATCAGGCTCCTGGTCTTGCCACGGATGCCGGTCATCATCAGGCCCCCTTTTTCTAAAAACAAAAGCCGCAACAATCCCGGTAATAAGTCCGCTGAGATGCCCTTCCCATGAAACCTGCGGATCAGCCGGGAGAACGCCCCAGAAAATGCCACCGTATAAAAAGAACATCAGCAGCGAAAGGGCCAGCAGCCGCATGTTCCTGCGCATAATTCCGCTGAACATAAGGAAGCCTGCAAAACCGTAGATAAGCCCGCTGGCTCCGATATGATGCACCTCCCGTCCAACCAGCCAAAGCAGGCCACCGCTAATGAGGTAAATAAATAAAAGAATGCGCATTTCTACCGGACGATAAAAATAAATG
This genomic window contains:
- a CDS encoding rhomboid family intramembrane serine protease, whose product is MKEELRRMKQSVILPAAFVLLIWLIMLVAWVFDLSYGGMGVYPRHLSGITGILTYPFFHGSWGHLAANTIPVFVLSTSIIYFYRPVEMRILLFIYLISGGLLWLVGREVHHIGASGLIYGFAGFLMFSGIMRRNMRLLALSLLMFFLYGGIFWGVLPADPQVSWEGHLSGLITGIVAAFVFRKRGPDDDRHPWQDQEPDEESVPYWDHNRYFPSKKVGVRNEE